From the genome of Impatiens glandulifera chromosome 9, dImpGla2.1, whole genome shotgun sequence, one region includes:
- the LOC124915863 gene encoding agamous-like MADS-box protein AGL62 translates to MAKMKNESNLKVTFCKRKSGLFKKFSELITLCGAEVLLLVFSPTNRVFSYGHPSVEEIVGRLFGSSSPMGLSCETQQMIESYRSSNIRELNSNVMQVEELMEVEEQHAKQINHDKKVGQDQRWWERSNKEMNYQQLEHLKMSLLNLNAIVTQKMLEFSNP, encoded by the coding sequence ATGGCCAAAATGAAGAACGAGAGTAATCTTAAGGTGACATTCTGCAAAAGGAAAAGTGGGCTTTTCAAGAAATTCAGCGAGCTTATCACACTATGTGGGGCTGAAGTTTTACTTCTAGTATTTTCACCAACAAACAGAGTGTTCTCCTACGGTCATCCCAGTGTAGAAGAAATAGTTGGGCGCTTATTTGGTTCATCCTCTCCGATGGGGCTTTCCTGTGAAACTCAACAAATGATTGAATCTTATCGGTCATCAAACATTAGGGAACTAAATTCTAATGTGATGCAGGTTGAGGAATTGATGGAGGTTGAGGAGCAGCATGCGAAGCAGATAAATCACGACAAGAAAGTTGGGCAGGATCAAAGATGGTGGGAGAGATCGAATAAAGAGATGAATTATCAACAACTTGAACATCTCAAGATGTCTCTATTGAATTTAAATGCCATTGTGACGCAAAAGATGTTGGAGTTTTCTAACCCGTAA